Genomic segment of Streptomyces sp. NA02950:
ACCGCATCTACGGCGGCACCAGCGAGGTCATGCGGTCCATCGTCGCCAAGTCGATGGGACTGTGATGGCCGCAGGCCCCGCCGGGCGGCAACAGCGCCGCAACACCGTTCTGCAAGACTGTTTGAACCATGAATGACGCACTCCAGGGCCTGCTCGAACTGCTCGACCTCGAGCGGATCGAGCGGGACATCTTCCGCGGCACCAGCGACGCCGCGCCCATGGTGCCGCGGGTCTTCGGCGGCCAGGTGGCCGCGCAGGCCCTGGTCGCCGCGGGCCGCACCGTCCCGGACGACCGCTCGGCGCACTCGCTGCACGCCTACTTCCTGCGGCCCGGCGACCCCGGGGCGCCCATCGTCTACACGGTCGACCGGATCCGCGACGGGCGGTCCTTCACCACCCGCCGGGTGGTGGCCGTCCAGCACGGACAGCCGATCTTCCACTTGTCGGCGTCCTTCCAGACGTTCGAGGAGGGGCTCGAGCACCAGGAGCGGATGCCGGACGTCCCCGACCCGCTGTCCCTGCCGACCGCCCGGGAACTGCTGCCCCGTTACAAGGACCTCATCGGGCCGGAGGTCAGCGAGCGGATGCTGATGTCCCGGGCCGCGGTGGACCTGCGCTACGTGGACGAGCCGCCCTACGGCAGCGTCGGACGGCCGCGTGAGGCGAAGTCGCAGGTGTGGTTCCGGACCAACGGCAAACTGGACGGTGTGGCCGATGACCCGCTGCTCCACGTCTGCCTGGCCACCTATGTCTCCGATATGACCCTGCTGGACTCGGTGCTGCTGGCGCACGGCCGGGGCGGCTGGGCGGTGGGGGACATCGTCGGCGCCAGCCTCGACCACGCCATGTGGTTCCACCGTCCGTTCCGGGTGGACGACTGGCTGCTGTACGACCAGGAGAGTCCCTCGGCGTCCGGCGGCCGCGGCCTCGCCAGGGGCCGGATCTTCACCGCCGACGGGCGGCTGGCCGTCTCCGTGATTCAGGAAGGGCTCATGCGGGTGCCGCGCACGGGGTGAGCGCGGCATGCGGGCCTGCGGCGGACGCCCGCCCCGGGCCCGCGGCGCGCGGCGGGGGCGCGCGCCGGTGCGGTCGGGAGCCGACGCGTCAGAAGCGGGCCTCGAGGCCGGCCGCGTCCAGCAGATAGGCGGTCATCGGGTCGTAGAACCGCGGGTTGGTGACATGGTCGTCCAGCGGGACGACCACCGAGAGGGTGCCCTCGGACTCGCCGAGGAAGAGGGCCGGGTCATTGCAGTCCGCGTACCCGACGGCGTCGATGCCCCGCTGTCCGGCGCATCCGGCCCAGCCGTGGTCGGCGACCACCAGATCGGGCAGCGGACGCCCCTCGCGGGCCAGCCCGTCCAGGATCGCCGCCATCGGCGCGGGGGAGTGGGTGTGCCAGAGGGTCGCCCCTCGCTCCAGCATCGCCACGTCGCAGAACTGGAAGACGTACCCCTCGTCGGCCTGGAGCCCGCCGGGGATCTCCACGATGTCGCAGCCCGCGGCCCGCAGCGCCGCCGCCGTGGCCCGGTGGACCTCCAGCAGTCCGCCCGGGTGGCCGGTGGCGAACAGCACCCGCTCCTGGGTCTCGGCCGCCTTCCGCAGCACCGACGCCATCCGGTCCAGCGCGCCGACCGTCAGCTCGGGGTCGATGGTGTCCTGGCCCGAGCGGTGCTGCGGATCGTCGATCACCCCGCACCGCTCCGCCATGACCGCCAGCACGTCCTGTTCGTCGACCCAGCGGTCGCCCAGTTCCAGACCGAGCCAGTAGTGGCGGTCGCCGTTCGCCAGTTTGCGGTAGTGGGAGAGGTTGTTCTCCCGGGGAGTGGCGACATCGCCCGCGATGCGGGTACGGACAAGGTGGTCGATCAACTCGCCACGACTGGGCACGGTACTGGGTATGGGCATGTGGCCCATTGTCGCCCCTGCCGAGGCGGAATGGGGGCCTCCGCCGCAGCGCGGACACGGTCGGGCGTGGTGTGACGAGAGTCACCGCAGTGGCCCCGCCGGAGCCGGTGCGTCCGCGGCGGGACGGCGGTGCCGCCGACGGATCGCGGTGCGCGGGCATGAGCCGGGGCCCGCACCTTCGCAGGTGCGGGCCCCGGCTGAAGAGGTGCCTCGCGTCAGGCGGGAACGATGTTCTCGGCCTGCGGGCCCTTCTGGCCCTGCGTGACGTCGAACGTCACCTTCTGGCCTTCCTGGAGCTCGCGGAAGCCCTGGGTGGCGATGTTCGAGTAGTGGGCGAAGACGTCGGCGCCGCCGCCGTCCTGCTCGATGAAGCCGAAGCCCTTTTCCGCGTTGAACCACTTCACGGTGCCGGTTGCCATGTCAATCTCCTTAGATGGGGGCCGAGTCGGAACCCGTATGTGACGGATTCCGTGTCGCCGCAATGACCCCATCCGGAAAATGACCGGTAAAAACAAAATGCGCCTGAAGGCTACATCCCGTCAGGCGCACACAAGTTCATGGGTACCAAAACTGCAACTGAAAGCACTCTACCATGCTCCTCGGCTGAGCGGCGACAACCTCCGGAAATTCCTCCGCTTCCCCTGGGCTGCCCGGTGTGGGACTCTGGATTTCCGGATCCCCCCCTCTCCCCGTTGAGGCACTATGCGCTGCATTATCGCCAATTTCGCCTTCGACCTGACCGCGCGGGAGGTGACGGAGGCGATGATCGGCATCAGCCCCGAACCGGTCACCGGCCCTTCGGTGCGCATCGGGCGCCGCACCTACCCCGTCAAGCAGGTCGGCGCTGTGATCACCCGCCAGGACCGCCGCGACTTCAGCGCGGGTGAGGTCAGCCGGGCCATGAAGCGTCTCGGATTCACCTGCTACCCGGCACCGGAGCCCACCTCGGCCAACCCCGTCGAGCAGGCTTCCGGGCTCCTGGGGGGACCGGCGAAGGACGGCTGAGAAAATGGACGCGGTGTCCAAATGAGCGGCACCGGGTCCTCGGATCCGTACATGTGGCGCGGCGGCGGATCTGCCTAGGCTCGTCCGTATGACCACAGCTCCCCGACAGTCCTCCGCCGCCCCCGTCGGCCCCGTCGACTCCTCCCGGGCCCCGCGCTTCGCCGGTCCCGCGACCTTCGCCCGGCTGCCGCGCGTCGACGAGGTCGGCGGCACCACGGACGTCGCCGTGGTCGGCGTGCCCTTCGACAGCGGTGTCTCCTACCGGCCCGGCGCCCGCTTCGGCGGCAACGCCATCCGTGAGGCGTCCCGGCTGCTGCGGCCCTACAACCCGGCGCAAAACGCCTCGCCCTTCGCCCTCGCGCAGGTCGCCGACGCCGGTGACATCGCCGCCAACCCGTTCAACATCAACGAGGCTGTCGAGACCGTCCAGGCAGCGGCCGACGACCTGCTGGACACCGGCGCCCGGCTGATGACCCTGGGCGGCGACCACACCATCGCCCTCCCGCTGCTGCGCGCCATGGCCCGCAAGCACGGCCCGGTGGCCCTGCTGCACTTCGACGCCCACCTGGACACCTGGGACACCTACTTCGGTGCCGAGTACACCCATGGCACGCCCTTCCGGCGCGCGGTCGAGGAGGGCATCCTCGACACCTCCGCCCTCTCGCATGTCGGTACCCGAGGTCCGCTCTACGGGAAGAAGGACCTGGACGACGACGAGAAGATGGGCTTCGGCATCGTCACCTCCGCCGATGTCATGCGGCGCGGCGTGGACGAGATCACCGACCAGCTCCGCCAGCGCATCGGTGACCGCCCGCTGTACATCTCCATCGACATCGACGTCCTCGACCCGGCCCACGCGCCCGGCACCGGTACCCCCGAGGCAGGCGGTCTGACCTCCCGCGAGCTGCTGGAGATCCTGCGCGGGCTGTCCGGCTGCCACCTGGTCTCGGCCGACCTGGTCGAGGTCGCCCCGGCCTACGACCACGCCGAGATCACCTCGGTCGCCGCCTCTCACACGGCGTACGAGCTGACCACGATCATGGCCCGCCAGATCGCGGCCTCGCGGGGCGCCTGAGCGGGGCCGGCCGCGCCTGACCCGGGCCGGTCACCGTCCGGGCGCCGGTGACCGGCTCTTCACCCAGGTCCGTCTGCGAAGGGGGCGTCCGGCCCCTTCGACGACGGACCCTAGTGGACGAGGACATCCAGGTCCTTGTGGCCCACCCCCGGGGCGTTCAGGGCCAGCCAGCCGTGGCCGCGCACCTCGGTGTCCGCGTCGAGCAGGGTCGGGTCCACCGACAGATGGCCGCACGCGGTGGTGGCGCCCGCGGTCCCGGCGAAGGAATCGGGCTCGTCGTACCCGGCGTCGAAGTCCTCGGTGTCCAGCAGCCGTTCCTCCCACGGCAGCGGTTCGCCCACCCACTCCGGGTCGCTCGAGGCCGCGTAGCGCCGCCGGATCCGGCCCTGTTCGGCGACCACCCAGATATCCGTGCCGCCCGCTATGTCCTCGAGGAACATCTGCGCCTCGCCGCAGGCGGCGCTCAGCCGCTCCGCCGCGCCCATCATGGCGTCCCAGTCCATGGTCACCACGGTGTCCAGATGGCCGAAGACCAGCCGCCAGCCATCGAGTTCGGGCGTGATGAACACGGGGACGGCGTCGGAACGGGTCGGCAGATCCTCCACACCCACCCCCTCGTCGAAGGTGACCGGAACGCGGTCATGCAGATCCAGGGCGGTGAACAGGCCCTCGTAGGTCTCGCCGGGCACCGCGTACCACCAGTTGGTGGGGAGGTACAGCCTCGGTGGCTCCCAGCAGGACTTCAGCGTGGCCCGGCGGGCCAGCAGCTTCTTGTCGCGTTCGCCCAGGCGGTCGGTGAATCCGGCGGTCAGCAGCGTTTCGAGGTGGCTTTCGATCATGGCCGGAAGAATAGGCGGAGCCGCCGACATCACCCCGCCGATGTACGGGAGTTGTCAGTTTGACGTGTATCTGCCGAGCTCAGATAAGGGGCAAAGCGAAACAAAGCGCATATAGGCGATATCCAGTTGTGAACTTGTGTTCATATATTGAAGGCATTCGCTCATCCATTGACCCGTTGCGTTCACCTCTTTATGGTCACTGCGACCGTCATCGGCGAACCACGACGGAGAACAATGACGTACTCCACGCCCCGGCTGCCCCGCGCCGCCCGGCTGATCGCACCGCTTGTCGTCTGCGGGCTGATCGCCGCGGTGCCCACGGCCTCGGCCGGACCCCTGCCCGAACCGTCCCCGGCGGCCAAGGGGGGTGAGGGCGCGGGGTCCTGTCTGCGCGGCCCCAGCGGCCCCAGCCACTCCGGCGGCCGGGCGTCCGACGGCTGGTCGCTGTCGTCCACCCGGAGCGATCCGAAGGACAGCTACCACGCCTACGTCGGCAACGGATACCTCGGACAGCGGGTCCCGCCCCAGGGCACCGGCTACACCGGAGGCGGTGACAAGACCGGCTGGCCGCTGTTCACCCCGCGCTACGACGGCTCCTTCGTCTCCGGGCTCTACGCGCACAACCCGAAGACCACCGACAACCGGCAGGTCGCCGCGGCCATCCCGACCTGGTCCACCCTGGAGGTGGCCACCGGGGGCACCGCGGGCGAGACCTTCGGCTCGGGGACGCCCGCCGGCCGGATCTCCCACTACCGGCAGACCGTCTTCATGCGCTGCGGTCTGGTGCGCACCTCGCTCACCTGGACCGCCTCCGACGGCCGCGCCACCGACCTCACCTACGACGTGCTCGCGGACCGCCGCGACGCGCATGTCGGCGCCGTACGGCTGCGGATGACCCCGCACTGGAGCGGGAACGCCACCGTCACCGACCGGCTGGACGGACGCGGCGCCCGGCGGCTGACACGGACCGGTGGCGGTGCCCACCGGGGCGGTTCGGTGGACGTCGCCTTCCGCGCCGACGGCACCCGCACCGACGGGGCCGTGGCCTCCACCCTGCGCCCCGGCCACGGGGTCCGGGCGCGGCCCCAGGGAACCCCCGGCACAACCGGCGAGCTGAGCGCACGTCAGGCCCTGCGCTTCCCGGTCCAGCGCGGCCGCTCCTACGGATTCACCAAGTACGTCGGCGTCGACACCGCCCTGACCTCCCACTCCCCGCGCGCCGACGCCCTCACCGCCTCCCGGCGCGCCGCGGGCCGCGGCTGGGACACGCTGTTCGCGTCGCACTCGGCCGCCTGGCGGAAGCTGTGGCGCTCGGACGTCGAGGTGGCCGGGCGGGATCAGGCCGACATGCAGTCCTGGGTGCGCTCGGCCCGGTACGGGCTGCTGTCCGCCACCCGCGCCGGATCCCGCAACAGCATCGCGCCCACCGGGCTGACCAGTGACAACTACGGCGGTCTGGTCTTCTGGGACGCCGAGACCTGGATGTACCCGGGACTGCTCGCCTCGCACCCCGAGCTCGCCAAGTCCGTGGTGGAATACCGCTACAAGACCCGCGCGGGCGCCCGCGCCAACGCGCGCAAGCTCGGCTACCCGGGCCTGTTCTACCCCTGGACCAGTGCGAGCAAGGGCGGGCTGTGGACCGAGTGCCACAGCTGGGACCCGCCGCACTGCCGTACCCAGAACCACCTCCAGAGCGATATCGCCCTCGCCGCCTGGCAGTACTACCAGGCGACCGGGGACACCCACTGGCTGCGCGACCGCGGCTGGCCGGTGCTCAAGGGGATCGCCGAGTTCTGGGCCGGGCGTGCCACCCGCAACGACGACGGCAGCTACTCGGTCAAGAACGTCGCCGGACCGGACGAGTACAGCAACGGCGTCGACGACGCGGTCTTCACCAACGCGGGCGCCGTCACCGCGCTGCGCCACGCGGTCCGCGCCGCCCGTCTGCTCGGGAAGGACGCCCCCGCCTCCTGGACCCGGGTCGCCGACCGGCTGCGGATCCCCTTCGACAAGAAGAAGGGAGTCTTCCAGCAGTACCGCGGCTACAAGGGCTCGATGATCAAGCAGGCGGACACCGTGCTGCTGATGTACCCGCTCCAGTGGCCGATGTCCGGCAAGACGGCCGCCCGGACGCTCGACCACTACGCGGCGCGCACCGATCCGGACGGCCCGGCCATGACGGACTCGGTGCACGCCATCGACGCCGCCGCGATCGGCGAGCCCGGCTGTTCCTCGTACACCTATCTCATGCGCTCCATCAAGCCGTTCGTCCGCGGCCCGTTCCGCCAGTTCTCCGAGGCGCGGGGGCAGAAGGCCGGTGCGCAGGATCCGTTGGCCGGTTCCCCGGCGCAGGACTTCCTCACCGGGAAGGGCGGTTTCCTCCAGGTCTTCACCCACGGGCTGACCGGGCTGCGGATGGAGGAGGACCGGGTGCGGCTGAACCCCGTGCTGCCGCCGCAGCTCCACGACGGTGTCACTCTGCGGGGCTTGCGCTGGCAGGGGCGTAGCTACGACGTGGCGATCGGCCCGCGGGAGACGACGGTGCGGCTGACCGGCGGTGCGCCGTTCACGATCGAGACACCGCGGGGCGGGAAGCAGATCGTGAGCCGGGACGCCCCCGCGGTGCTCAAGACCCGCCGTCCCGACCTGGAGCCGACGGCCAACCTGGCCCGCTGTGTGAAGGGGACGGCGAGTTCGGAGGAGCCGGGCATGTACGCGGGTGCCGCCCTGGACGGCAGCGCGGCCACCGCCTGGGTGCCCGACGCGGCCGAGGGAACGCTCACCGCCGATCTCGGCCGGGTGGTGCGCGCCGCGGAGGTCGCCCCGGCGTGGACCTCCGTCCGGCCCGCCTCGTACCGGGTGCGGACCTCGCTCGACGGCCGCCACTGGGATGCGGCGGGGGCGGGCCCGGCCCGCTATGTCCGGGTCACGGTGCGGTCGGCGGACGACAAGAAGCGCGCGGGCATCGAGGAGTTGAGGGTGACGCGCGGCGACTGAGCGGTCGGCGGGGGTGTCGTACGGCGGCGTGCACAGGGAGTCAAGAACTGTGCAGAGGATGCCAACGACATCCCCGTCCCCGTCGGGCCATGCTGATCAGGTCAGGTAGGCAGGGCTTTGACGGGGGGAGCCCTGCCTGCCTGTGACCAGCGCCTCCTGGCGGAAGTCCCGGGGCGCGACGCCATAGGCGCCGCGGAACGCACGGCTGAAGTCCGCCGCGTGACTGAACCCCCAGCGGGCGGCGATGGCGTGGATGGGGGTGTCGCTCTGCGCGGGGTCGGCGAGGTCACGACAGCAGCGCTCCAGCCGCTGGCCGCGGATCCACGCGGAGACGGTGTGCCCCTCCTGCTCGAAGAGGCGGTAGAGGTATCTCAGCGAGATGTGATGGGCTGCGGCGACCGAGGCGGGGCTCAGCTCGGGCCGGTGCAGATTCCGCTGGACAAAATCCTCGATCCGCAGGAACAGGGTGCGGCGGCGGCTCTCGGGGGTGATGGCCGGTGCGTTCACGCCGTCCCCGGCGTCCAGCTCATGGGCGAGCAGCGCGGTGAGCAGATCGAGCAGTACGGTGCCCAGCCGCGGGGCGTCGGACGGCCGCAGACCGTCAACCTCGGTCGCCAGCCGGGTGAGGAAGTCGGCGAGCATCGCCCCTATCCCCTCCCGCCCCGACAGACGGCGCCCGAGCAGCCGGTCGAGCTCGGCCGCCGGGAACGGCAGCAGCGACGGCCGGATCGCCACCGACATCTCCTCCACCCGGCCCCGCACACTGGCCCCGTGGTACGGGTGGGAGGTGGAGGTGAGCATGAACTGCCGTACCCCCAGGGTGGTGTTCCACCCCGCGTGCGACAGATCCGTCTCCCCGCGCACCACCAGCAGCAGGTGGTACAGCCCCGGGTCCGAGCGCCGGATGTGCGCCGCCGACCGGTGGTTCCGCAGGGACGGCATGGAGGTGTAGGAGAGCTGGACATCGCCCAGGCCGACGCCTCTCATGGTGGCGTCGAAATCGTGCTCGTGGTCGGAGCGCAGCTCCACCGGGATCGACACCTCGTCGGCCAGGGCACGCCACGCCGCGAACCGCTCCGTGGGCGGGATGTTGTCGTAATGGAGCGCCATCCCCGTCATCACCCTCCCGTATCAGGCCGTCGCTCAGTGCGATCATCCCCAGCGGCCATCAATGTTTGATGAACGGTTCGGTAGTGAACAGTCCGCATCCGCCCGATTCCGCGTGCACCCGTCCGATCCCCTGTGCGCCCTTGCCGGTACGGGCGGTCGATGCGTCTCGCGCTGCCAACTCCCAGCGCGCACCCGGAGGCTCCTCCTCCTGGGCCCACTCCGGCTCCACTCCGGGACCGCCGAGGAAGACCGAGGTGGTGCGCCCCGCCACGCGTGGCAGATGGTCCGGGCCCGTCGTGGGGCCCCACCGCCTGGCGCCACACGGTCACGCGGTCCGGCCGCCGGCCGCCCGCCTGGATCACCAGCGCGTTCTCCCCGCCCTCGGGGTCCGCCGCGCCCCTGGCCGGCACACCCGATCGTCAGGCCGACAGGCCCTCACGGCGCCGTCAGGATGCGGGGGCCGTCCTCGGTGACGGCCACCGTGTGCTCGCTGTGGGCGGCGCGGGTGCGGTCGGCGGTGCGGAGGGTCCAGCCGTCGGGGTCGGTGGTGTAGGCGTCCAGGCCGCCCGCCAGGAACATCGGCTCGATGGCGAGCACCAGCCCGTGCCGCAGCGGCAGCCCCCGGCCGGGGCGGCCCTCGTTGGGCACCGGTGGGTCCTCGTGCATCCGGCGGCCGATGCCGTGGCCGCCGAAGTCCGCGGGCATGCCGTAGCCCGCGGCGCGGCCGACCGAGCCGACGGCGTGCGAGATGTCACCGAGGCGCGCCCCGACGACGGCCGCCTCGATGCCCGCCGCCAGGGCCCGCCGGGTGGCCTCGATCAGCCGCAGATCGTCCGGGCGCGGGGTGCCGACGGTGAAGCTGACGGCGGCGTCGCCGGTCCAGCCGTCGACCGTCGCACCGCAGTCGATGCTCACCAGGTCGCCGTCGCGCAGCCGGTAGCCGTCCGGGATGCCGTGGACGATCGCGTCGTTGACCGAGGCGCAGATGACCGCGGGGAAGGGGGTCGGCGCGAACTGCGGCCGGTAGCCGAGGAACGGGGAGCTTGCCCCGGCCTCGTGCAGTACGGTCCGTGCCGTCTCGTCCAGTTGGTGCAGTGAGACGCCCACCGCGGCCGTTTCCCGGACCGCGGCGAGCGCGGTGGCCACGACCCGGCCCGCCTCGCGCATCGCGTCCAGGGACGCGTCGGTCTTGATCTCCACCATCGGTCGCCGCCTTTCGTCTCCGTCGGGGCGCACCTCCGGCGTCCCAATTCTTATACCGGTATTAGTATCACGGTCATGGTGCGCACCCCTCTGACCCCGCTGGAACGTGAACGCGGCCGCTTCCTCGGCGTCCTGCTGCGGCAGGCCCGCGGCGAACGCAGCATGGCCGAGATCGCCGCCGCGGCCGGGATCTCCGCCGAAACCCTCCGCAAGATCGAGACCGGCCGGGCCCCGACCCCCGCGTTCTTCACCATCGCCGCCCTGGCCACCACCCTCGGCCTCGGCCTGGACGAGATCGCCGCGCGCTGCGCCGCGGTCTCCGAGCCACCAGAGGAGGACAGCGCCGACAGCGCAGCGGCATGACCCGGCCCGCTCCGGGTGCCCGTCCCAGGGCGGCTTTTGTTGCGGCAGGATGAAATCCGCACATCTGTGTGTTGGTGCCTTCCGGCAGGACGTGGAGACCGGAAGGACACGGGGTGACGGACGTAGTGGCGGACGAGCCGGGGACACAACAGGGCTGGGTACGGCGGCTGACCCGCTGGTGCTGGCGGTACCGGCGCAATGTGCTGCTGGCCCTCGGCTCCTCGCTCGGCGGGATGGCCGTCATGGCGCTCGTCCCGCTCGTCACCAAGCTGATCATCGACGACGTGATCGTGGGCCATGACCGGTCGATGGCCCCCTGGGCCACCCTGCTGGTCGTCGCCGCCCTCGCGGTCTACGCCTTCACCTACGTCCGCCGCTACTACGGCGGACGGCTCGCGCTCGACGTCCAGCACGATCTGCGCACCGAGATGTACGCCTCGATCTCCCGGCTCGACGGCAGCCGCCAGGACGAGCTGTCCACCGGCCAGATCGTCGGCCGCGCGACCAGCGACCTCCAGCTGATCCAGGGCCTGCTGTTCATGGTGCCGATGATGATCGGCAACGTGCTGCTCTTCCTGGTCTCCCTCGTGGTGATGGCGGTGCTCTCACCGATGCTCACCGTGGTCGCGCTCGCCGTCGCCCCCGCCCTGTGGATCGTCGCCTCGCGCAGCCGCGTCCGGCTGTTCCCTGCCACCTGGCACGCCCAGGGGCAGGCGGCCGCCGTGGCCGGGGTCGTCGACGGGGCCGTCACCGGTGTCCGTGTCGTCAAGGGCTTCGGACAGGAGGGCCAGGAGACCGGCAAGCTGCGCGAGGTCAGCCGCGGCCTGTTCGCCGCCCGGCTGCGCACCGTCAAGCTGAACTCCCGCTACACCCCCGCCCTCCAGGCCGTGCCCGCGCTCGGCCAGGTCGCCATGCTGGCGCTCGGCGGCTGGATGGCCACCCGCGGTCAGATCACCCTCGGCACCTTCGTCGCCTTCTCCACCTATCTCGCCCAGCTGGTGGGACCGGTCCGGATGCTCACCATGATGCTGACCGTCGGCCAGCAGGCACGGGCCGGAGTGGAGCGCGTCTTCGAGCTCATCGACACCGAGCCCGCCATCGAGGAGCGCCCCGACGCGCGGGAACTGCCCGCGGACGCGCCCGCCACCGTCGAGTTCGACCGGGTCACCTTCGGCTACGACCCCGCCCGCCCGGTGCTCTCCGAGGTCTCGCTGCGGATCGAGCCGGGAGAGACCCTGGCCGTCGTCGGCGCCTCCGGAAGCGGCAAGTCCACCCTGTCGATGCTGCTGCCGCGCTTCTACGACGTGACCTCCGGCGCGGTCCGGGTCGGCGGCCACGACGTACGCGAGCTGACGTACGCCTCGCTGCGCGCGGCGATCGGACTGGTGCCTGAGGACAGCTTCCTCTTCTCCGACACGGTGCGTGCCAACCTCGCCTACGGGCTGCCGGACGCCACCGAGGAGCGGATCCGCGCCGCCGCCCGCGCCGCCCAGGCCGACGGCTTCGTCTCCGCGCTCCCCGACGGCTACGACACCCAGGTCGGCGAGCAGGGGCTCACCCTCTCCGGCGGTCAGCGCCAGCGCCTGGCCCTGGCCCGGGCGATCCTCACCGACCCCCGGCTGCTGGTCCTCGACGACGCCACCTCGGCGGTCGACGCCCGGGTCGAGCACGAGATCCACGAGGCGCTGCGCGGGGTGATGGCCGGACGCACCACCCTGCTGATCGCCCACCGTCTGTCCACCCTGGCGCTCGCCGACCGGGTCGCGGTCCTCGACCGTGGCCGCCTGGTGGACATCGGCACCGACGAGGAGCTGCGAAAGCGGTGTGCGCTGTACCGGCGGCTGCTCACCGACCCGGACGAGCTCAGCGGCATCACCCGCGACCCGGCCGGGCGCCTCGCCGCCCGCGACGGTGACGGCTCCGGCCGCACC
This window contains:
- the tesB gene encoding acyl-CoA thioesterase II is translated as MNDALQGLLELLDLERIERDIFRGTSDAAPMVPRVFGGQVAAQALVAAGRTVPDDRSAHSLHAYFLRPGDPGAPIVYTVDRIRDGRSFTTRRVVAVQHGQPIFHLSASFQTFEEGLEHQERMPDVPDPLSLPTARELLPRYKDLIGPEVSERMLMSRAAVDLRYVDEPPYGSVGRPREAKSQVWFRTNGKLDGVADDPLLHVCLATYVSDMTLLDSVLLAHGRGGWAVGDIVGASLDHAMWFHRPFRVDDWLLYDQESPSASGGRGLARGRIFTADGRLAVSVIQEGLMRVPRTG
- a CDS encoding SCO5918 family protein; this translates as MRCIIANFAFDLTAREVTEAMIGISPEPVTGPSVRIGRRTYPVKQVGAVITRQDRRDFSAGEVSRAMKRLGFTCYPAPEPTSANPVEQASGLLGGPAKDG
- a CDS encoding helix-turn-helix domain-containing protein, with amino-acid sequence MVRTPLTPLERERGRFLGVLLRQARGERSMAEIAAAAGISAETLRKIETGRAPTPAFFTIAALATTLGLGLDEIAARCAAVSEPPEEDSADSAAA
- the speB gene encoding agmatinase; amino-acid sequence: MTTAPRQSSAAPVGPVDSSRAPRFAGPATFARLPRVDEVGGTTDVAVVGVPFDSGVSYRPGARFGGNAIREASRLLRPYNPAQNASPFALAQVADAGDIAANPFNINEAVETVQAAADDLLDTGARLMTLGGDHTIALPLLRAMARKHGPVALLHFDAHLDTWDTYFGAEYTHGTPFRRAVEEGILDTSALSHVGTRGPLYGKKDLDDDEKMGFGIVTSADVMRRGVDEITDQLRQRIGDRPLYISIDIDVLDPAHAPGTGTPEAGGLTSRELLEILRGLSGCHLVSADLVEVAPAYDHAEITSVAASHTAYELTTIMARQIAASRGA
- a CDS encoding cold-shock protein yields the protein MATGTVKWFNAEKGFGFIEQDGGGADVFAHYSNIATQGFRELQEGQKVTFDVTQGQKGPQAENIVPA
- a CDS encoding glycosyl hydrolase family 65 protein; the protein is MTYSTPRLPRAARLIAPLVVCGLIAAVPTASAGPLPEPSPAAKGGEGAGSCLRGPSGPSHSGGRASDGWSLSSTRSDPKDSYHAYVGNGYLGQRVPPQGTGYTGGGDKTGWPLFTPRYDGSFVSGLYAHNPKTTDNRQVAAAIPTWSTLEVATGGTAGETFGSGTPAGRISHYRQTVFMRCGLVRTSLTWTASDGRATDLTYDVLADRRDAHVGAVRLRMTPHWSGNATVTDRLDGRGARRLTRTGGGAHRGGSVDVAFRADGTRTDGAVASTLRPGHGVRARPQGTPGTTGELSARQALRFPVQRGRSYGFTKYVGVDTALTSHSPRADALTASRRAAGRGWDTLFASHSAAWRKLWRSDVEVAGRDQADMQSWVRSARYGLLSATRAGSRNSIAPTGLTSDNYGGLVFWDAETWMYPGLLASHPELAKSVVEYRYKTRAGARANARKLGYPGLFYPWTSASKGGLWTECHSWDPPHCRTQNHLQSDIALAAWQYYQATGDTHWLRDRGWPVLKGIAEFWAGRATRNDDGSYSVKNVAGPDEYSNGVDDAVFTNAGAVTALRHAVRAARLLGKDAPASWTRVADRLRIPFDKKKGVFQQYRGYKGSMIKQADTVLLMYPLQWPMSGKTAARTLDHYAARTDPDGPAMTDSVHAIDAAAIGEPGCSSYTYLMRSIKPFVRGPFRQFSEARGQKAGAQDPLAGSPAQDFLTGKGGFLQVFTHGLTGLRMEEDRVRLNPVLPPQLHDGVTLRGLRWQGRSYDVAIGPRETTVRLTGGAPFTIETPRGGKQIVSRDAPAVLKTRRPDLEPTANLARCVKGTASSEEPGMYAGAALDGSAATAWVPDAAEGTLTADLGRVVRAAEVAPAWTSVRPASYRVRTSLDGRHWDAAGAGPARYVRVTVRSADDKKRAGIEELRVTRGD
- a CDS encoding helix-turn-helix domain-containing protein — its product is MALHYDNIPPTERFAAWRALADEVSIPVELRSDHEHDFDATMRGVGLGDVQLSYTSMPSLRNHRSAAHIRRSDPGLYHLLLVVRGETDLSHAGWNTTLGVRQFMLTSTSHPYHGASVRGRVEEMSVAIRPSLLPFPAAELDRLLGRRLSGREGIGAMLADFLTRLATEVDGLRPSDAPRLGTVLLDLLTALLAHELDAGDGVNAPAITPESRRRTLFLRIEDFVQRNLHRPELSPASVAAAHHISLRYLYRLFEQEGHTVSAWIRGQRLERCCRDLADPAQSDTPIHAIAARWGFSHAADFSRAFRGAYGVAPRDFRQEALVTGRQGSPRQSPAYLT
- the map gene encoding type I methionyl aminopeptidase; this translates as MVEIKTDASLDAMREAGRVVATALAAVRETAAVGVSLHQLDETARTVLHEAGASSPFLGYRPQFAPTPFPAVICASVNDAIVHGIPDGYRLRDGDLVSIDCGATVDGWTGDAAVSFTVGTPRPDDLRLIEATRRALAAGIEAAVVGARLGDISHAVGSVGRAAGYGMPADFGGHGIGRRMHEDPPVPNEGRPGRGLPLRHGLVLAIEPMFLAGGLDAYTTDPDGWTLRTADRTRAAHSEHTVAVTEDGPRILTAP
- a CDS encoding phosphatase, which translates into the protein MPIPSTVPSRGELIDHLVRTRIAGDVATPRENNLSHYRKLANGDRHYWLGLELGDRWVDEQDVLAVMAERCGVIDDPQHRSGQDTIDPELTVGALDRMASVLRKAAETQERVLFATGHPGGLLEVHRATAAALRAAGCDIVEIPGGLQADEGYVFQFCDVAMLERGATLWHTHSPAPMAAILDGLAREGRPLPDLVVADHGWAGCAGQRGIDAVGYADCNDPALFLGESEGTLSVVVPLDDHVTNPRFYDPMTAYLLDAAGLEARF